ATGGCAACACCGCTGGTGATATAGGGCATGAAATAGAGAGCACGCAGCGTTTTTTGCCAATACACCGACTTGTTCAGCGCCACCGCCACGATAAATGCCAACCCCATCGATACCGGAACCGCTAACAGAAATACAAATGTATTTCGCAGCGCCACCCCAAACAGATCATCATTCAACATCCGGCGAATGTTATCCAGCCCGACGAAATTCGTCTCCGGGCTCATGAATTTGTAATCAGTGAACATGAGATAGAACGAATAAACAGCCGGTATAATAAAAAACAACAGCACGCCAATCATATTGGGCCCAATAAACAGATACCCGAGCCTGCTCTGCCGTTTCATCCAGGATTTATGCATATGCTCCCCCACTCCTTAACATCTGTTCTGGAATTAAGCATAACAAGATGTCCTCTAACATTTAAGGAACATAACCCTGTACCTGATATCACAGATATATGTATTTCGGCAGTGCCTTTCGGGAGGGAAACAACATGGAATTGTTCTATTGCTTATAATAGAAAAAACCGCCCCATTGGGGACGGCCTTTGTTCTCGATGCATTTACATTACATTCTATTGATTCTGCTTCAGCCAATCATTATGGCGTTTGACCATGTTCTGAACCGTAACTTCGGCAGTCTGGTTACCAAGGAAGAACTTTTCATACTCCTGTGCACGCAGATCGACCACTTCCTGCGCAATGCTGCGGACAAACGTAGGTGTCTCGTCACCGTACAACACAAATTCCAGTGACTCCTTGTCATAAGAATCGGCATAATCGCCCAGCAGATGATCGATCGCAGTCTGCTGATCGACCGCATTCGAGGAAGGTAGACGCCCACCCGCAGCCATCGGCATCATTCCCCCATCGGCGTACCATTTCAGGAACTCCCATGCGGCTTCTTTATTTTTTGACTTGGAATTGATCGCTATAAAGTCACCCAGTCCCCCGCTCTTCACCATATCTGCTTCCTGTGCAGCTAGTCTTGGTACAGGGGCAAAGGCGATTTTCCAATCCCGAGGGAACTCGGTCATGTTGTTTGATGTGCGGATTAGCCATTCGCCGATATTAATCATGGCAGACTCACCGCCAAGGAACATGTTTTCCACCGGCATTTTGGAAGTCAGCTGCTCTCCGAGCGGAGGCGTAGTTGCATCCTCCTTCATCATTCCGTTCAACGTCTCCAGCCATTTAGTGACGAGTGGATCATCAAGGTTGGAAGAACCGTCTGCCTTAACATAGCCGTTCTTCACCAGAACAGAATCGAGCGGGTCTACATAGGAAGCAGTATGCTGCACCAATCCGTACTTGAAGCCAGCCGCCTTCAGTTTGAGTGCATATTCACGAGCTTCATCCCATGTCCAGGCTTTTGGTACACTCAATCCGGCCTGATCAAGCGCTTTCATATTTAAAGCGAAGAAGGCAGCGTTTTTCTTGGTTGGCATCCCGTAATATTTGCCGTCCACTTTCCAGGAAGCCGCATCTTCACCCATTTTCTCATCAATGTTGTAATCGGTGAACTCGCCCAGATCCAGTGCTGTCCCGCCCTTGATGCGTTTATCCAGATTGGTGAGGGTATAGTTGACGTACAGGTCGACGTTCTGCCCGGTGGACAGCGCCGTATCCAGCTTCAGGTTGCCATCATCGTCATTCACAAACCGCACATATTCCACCTGAATATCAGGATGTTCCGCATTCCAGGTATCCACGACTTCCTGTGGACCATTCTCGGGCGGCACCGCGCCCCACATGGTGAGCTTCACTTTTCCCCCTGCCGCTCCACCTCCGTTATCCCCACCGTTCGTCTCATTTTTACCTACACAGCCGGCAAGCAAGCCCAGCATCAGCGCACCTACGATTAATCCCGTTAATCCTTTTTTGATTCTCATCTGGTCACATGACCTCCCTGAATTGAAGTGTACCTTCCGTTACATCGTAGCAGGGACCTTGCTGGGTTCATAAGATACATATCCATGATTCGGATTGAACAAAAATACGGATTTACTTGTGCTTGCCTGAGCACTCGGTACACATATTCCTTCTACTCATCCTGTGAGTCACGAACGATGGCGATACTGGCTGGGCGTGCAACCGGTCCAACGCTTGAATATTTTGATGAAATAATTATCACTTCCGAACCCTACCCGGTAACCAATCTCCTGTACAGGAAGGTCCGTCTCGCGCAAGTATTCTGCCGCTTTCTCCATCCGTACCCCATGCAAGTAATGAATCAGGGTATGGCCGGTTTTCTTTTTGAACAGAGCACTCACATAATTCTCGCCCATCATCACATATCGTGACATGGATTTGACGGTAATGTCTTGGTCGTAATGCTGTCCGATGTATTGAATTATTTTGCTAATCTCCGGATGTTTCACAATTGGCTCACGAACAGGTGTAAATGGAAGATCCGTATCAGACGGGGGCGCAGAAGAGACCGTAAGAGAATTAGGCAAATCAGGCGTTGATGGGAGAACCGGTGTGGAAGGTGGCACTTCATGATGATCTGTCTCTGTCCGGGCTTCAGTTGAAGCTCCCAGTTCTGCACTTACTTTACGGAGTGTATCACGCAGTGAATTCACACTCATGGACAGTTTCAAAATATAATTGGAAGCCCCGTATTCCATTGCACGGCGTACATATTCGAACTCCCCCATACAGGTGAGCATGACAAATTTGGTTTTTAACCCGGCCTGACGGGTCTGTTTGAGTAATTCCAGACCATCCATACCTGGCATGACAATATCGGTCAGTACCAAATCCGGTGTATCCTGTATAATCATCGCCAGTGCTTCGGTCCCGTTACCGGATTCTCCGATGACCGTGAAACCCAGCTCTTCCCAGGAAATAATCTCTCGTACCGACTCACGTACAAATACCTCATCCTCCACAAGTAATACCTTCCACATTCCAGATTCCCCTCTCCAGTCGTCTAGTCTGACCGCTTCTGTAAGTAAGGCGTCGACAATAAAAAAGGAATGCTGAACCTCACTAATGTCCCCGGATTAGTATCAATCACTTCAAGTTCACTTTGGCCTTTGAACAATAACCGCAATCGTTCCTTAAGGTTAGACAGGCCGATCCCCGGACGTGTGCGAGTCATCTGCTGACGCCGGGATTCCTCCATTCCAATTCCGTTGTCTGCCACCTCCAGCATCAGCTTTCCTGTGTCTTGCCTGTAAATTCCGATGCGGATCTGACCAAGCTGTTCCAGTGGCCCGACACCGTGATGAATGGCATTCTCCACCAGTGGCTGCAAGCTCAGCTTGGGCACCAGCGCATACTCCAATTTATCGTCAAATTCACAAGTCACCTCAAAGCTATCGCGGTAACGAATCCGCTGAATATGAAGGTAGGCTTGAACCAACTCAATCTCGTCCTTCAGGTATACCAATTCGACCTGTGAATTCAGGCTGACCTCCAGTAATTTGCCCAAGGAAACACACATCTCGGAGATCTCCTCATTCCCGCTGCGTATCGCGCTCCATTTCATTGTATTCAATGTATTCAGGAGAAAGTGCGGATTCATCTGGGCCAGAAGCATATGAAAATGTACCGCTTCCTTTTGACGTTCCTCCGCCTTGAGTCTGTTGATCATCTGATTGGCATCATCCAGCATCGTATTAAACGTGCGTGTTAGTTCCAGTACTTCCCCACGGCTGCGGCCTTCGGGAATACGAATCTTGAGGTTTTTGCGGACAACCTCCTTCATCTTATTCTGTAAGTGCGACAAGGGGCGCGTAAACGTTGCCGAGATCATAAAAGCCATCACTACAAATGCTCCTGTGAAACCAAAAAAGGTCAGAAAGTAACGCTGTTTAAGCTCGGATATCTCTGTAAACAGGATGGAAAGTGGAATACGATTCACCATATACCAGTCCAGTGATTCGATGTACACGTAGTTAATCAGTGTATCCGAGGCTGGATCAGTCAGATAAGCCTGTGCCGGATGAAGAGCTATTTCACGCGTAACCTCCGGGGAAAGCACCGCTGTTTTGGATGAACTGGCTATGGTCTCTCCACTACCTGTAATAAGGTAATACTCCTGGTTACTCTGGGAATCCTTCAGCATGGTCTGGAACCAGTAGGAATAATCAATGCTAATTCGTGCCAGCCCGTATCGCTTGCCGCCGCTATCTTTCATGTAAGCATACAGCGACAACAGATATGGGCTGGAGGATAACTCTCTGAGCACAGGGTTGGAATCCCGTGCATCCCAGCGATAGAAAAGTTCTTCCGATTGAAGCGAGTGTGAATCCGTACCGCCTTTTGGAATGGTTATTCCCCCCAAACGTTCGCGGAATTGTTCCAGATAGGGGCCATAAGTCAGTGCTTTTTTGGGCAAATACGAAGTGTAAACGCTATCATGAAAATCCAGCAAGGTAAAGTACACCGAAGGATTATATAGGAAGAAACTGTTGTTGATCATCTTGAACTTTTCTTCTACCAGCGACTTGTTCTCAAGCGGCGTACGACTGTCCGGGGAGGTTAGCACACTTCTAACCGCGGAATCCTGTTCCAGAAAAATGAGCGTTTTGAAGGCAATGCTCATCTGGTCCTCCAGAGAGCGATACATCTGGACTAGCTGCTCATGACTCTGCTCACTGATTTTCTGCTCGACCAGCGATTCAATTTGCTGATAATTGTAGACATTCAATGCACTGAACGGTAAAAGAATCAACACCACAAATGCACCGAACAGGCGGTATCTGAGCCGCTGTGGCAACCAACTTTTCCAATTTGGCTTCTTCATTCCTTAGTGCTCGCTCCCCTACAATTAATGACCCCATTATAGCACCTACCTGCCATTCACAGCCGGGGGCGGATGATTTGCATGGATTTGTGATATCCGTTGCCTGCACTCAAGAGAAATGCACAGATATGTTCTATTGGTGTAAGAAATGAATGTATGGATGGACGACACCCTTACCTCATACTTGATGTCGTTTCCGATACTCCGAGGGACTGATTCCTATGGTGGACGAAAATACACGGCTCAGATAAAATCCGTTCTCATATCCACATCTCTCGGCTATCTGCGTAAGGGTCAGACGGCTATCTGCCAGCAAGGCTTTTGCTTTTTTGAGACGAATCGCTTTCAGATAATCAGATGGTGTCTCTTGAAAGGCCTCCCGGAACCTTCGGGTGAGCTGGACTGGACTTAAAGCCAAATGTTCAGCCAACATTCGGAGACTGACCGCCTCTCCAGCCCACTCCTCCAACAATACTGCCGCTTCAGCCATGAGGGCATCCTCCGTGAACTTCGTTTCCATTAGCCTGCTCTGTCTGCGCTCCCATTGATATAGCCGCCACAAATCCAACATCAGATGAGTTTTCCATCCTGTTGTAGCCTCATCGTTGTCCTCACTCGCCAGACGCAGGTAGGCATATGTTGAAGCCAGACGCTTCGTATCATTAATGAGGGATCTCCCGATTGGCGGCAGGAGACTCTCACCCTCTGCGGAGTTACAACGGAACAGCATATAGTGAAACGTCAGCGGGGTTACCGTCTCTCTGCGAAAAGGAACGTGGGGCGGACATAATACCAGATCAGCAAAACCCGCCTCTCCGGTCTGCCCATCAATCTCGTAACGAAATACGCCCTCTTCAACGGCAAAGACCACCCAAGCGTCGTAGATATCTTCTGCCAGAGCAAATTCAGCTTTCTTCTTCCAGTAGATGTGATTAAGGAGGTCCATGACACACCTGCCCTTGTTGTGAAATAAAGTATATGCTCGATGATAATATAGTGTATTTGAAAAGTAAATATATAGAACTAATATGAAATTATAGATATGAAAAATATGAAATCTGAGCTTAGGCTCATCCATATTCAATGAGAGAGGTGTTCATATGAAGCACGAACTCGTTAAACCGGATATCACCGTCATCGGGGGCGGGCTTGCTGGCGTATGCGCTGCCATATCTGCTGCCCGGCTGGGCCAACAGGTCGCTCTGGTGCAGAATCGTCCTGTACTCGGTGGCAATTCCAGCAGTGAAGTACGTGTGTGGGTCTGCGGCGCTACCGCCCACGGGATTAACCGCTATGCCCGTGAGACGGGCATCATGGGGGAACTGTTTGTAGAGAATCAGTATCGTAATCCAGAGGGCAATCCCTATCTCTGGGACTTGATCATTCTGGAAGCCGTTCGAGCTGAATCCAACATCAGCCTGTA
The nucleotide sequence above comes from Paenibacillus sp. W2I17. Encoded proteins:
- a CDS encoding ABC transporter substrate-binding protein, with the protein product MRIKKGLTGLIVGALMLGLLAGCVGKNETNGGDNGGGAAGGKVKLTMWGAVPPENGPQEVVDTWNAEHPDIQVEYVRFVNDDDGNLKLDTALSTGQNVDLYVNYTLTNLDKRIKGGTALDLGEFTDYNIDEKMGEDAASWKVDGKYYGMPTKKNAAFFALNMKALDQAGLSVPKAWTWDEAREYALKLKAAGFKYGLVQHTASYVDPLDSVLVKNGYVKADGSSNLDDPLVTKWLETLNGMMKEDATTPPLGEQLTSKMPVENMFLGGESAMINIGEWLIRTSNNMTEFPRDWKIAFAPVPRLAAQEADMVKSGGLGDFIAINSKSKNKEAAWEFLKWYADGGMMPMAAGGRLPSSNAVDQQTAIDHLLGDYADSYDKESLEFVLYGDETPTFVRSIAQEVVDLRAQEYEKFFLGNQTAEVTVQNMVKRHNDWLKQNQ
- a CDS encoding helix-turn-helix domain-containing protein; translation: MWKVLLVEDEVFVRESVREIISWEELGFTVIGESGNGTEALAMIIQDTPDLVLTDIVMPGMDGLELLKQTRQAGLKTKFVMLTCMGEFEYVRRAMEYGASNYILKLSMSVNSLRDTLRKVSAELGASTEARTETDHHEVPPSTPVLPSTPDLPNSLTVSSAPPSDTDLPFTPVREPIVKHPEISKIIQYIGQHYDQDITVKSMSRYVMMGENYVSALFKKKTGHTLIHYLHGVRMEKAAEYLRETDLPVQEIGYRVGFGSDNYFIKIFKRWTGCTPSQYRHRS
- a CDS encoding sensor histidine kinase, producing MKKPNWKSWLPQRLRYRLFGAFVVLILLPFSALNVYNYQQIESLVEQKISEQSHEQLVQMYRSLEDQMSIAFKTLIFLEQDSAVRSVLTSPDSRTPLENKSLVEEKFKMINNSFFLYNPSVYFTLLDFHDSVYTSYLPKKALTYGPYLEQFRERLGGITIPKGGTDSHSLQSEELFYRWDARDSNPVLRELSSSPYLLSLYAYMKDSGGKRYGLARISIDYSYWFQTMLKDSQSNQEYYLITGSGETIASSSKTAVLSPEVTREIALHPAQAYLTDPASDTLINYVYIESLDWYMVNRIPLSILFTEISELKQRYFLTFFGFTGAFVVMAFMISATFTRPLSHLQNKMKEVVRKNLKIRIPEGRSRGEVLELTRTFNTMLDDANQMINRLKAEERQKEAVHFHMLLAQMNPHFLLNTLNTMKWSAIRSGNEEISEMCVSLGKLLEVSLNSQVELVYLKDEIELVQAYLHIQRIRYRDSFEVTCEFDDKLEYALVPKLSLQPLVENAIHHGVGPLEQLGQIRIGIYRQDTGKLMLEVADNGIGMEESRRQQMTRTRPGIGLSNLKERLRLLFKGQSELEVIDTNPGTLVRFSIPFLLSTPYLQKRSD
- a CDS encoding helix-turn-helix domain-containing protein; translation: MDLLNHIYWKKKAEFALAEDIYDAWVVFAVEEGVFRYEIDGQTGEAGFADLVLCPPHVPFRRETVTPLTFHYMLFRCNSAEGESLLPPIGRSLINDTKRLASTYAYLRLASEDNDEATTGWKTHLMLDLWRLYQWERRQSRLMETKFTEDALMAEAAVLLEEWAGEAVSLRMLAEHLALSPVQLTRRFREAFQETPSDYLKAIRLKKAKALLADSRLTLTQIAERCGYENGFYLSRVFSSTIGISPSEYRKRHQV